Within Campylobacter jejuni, the genomic segment AAGCGATAATAAAAGCTAAATTCTTCTCATCAAAAGCATAAAAAGCACTAGCTGTATAAACACCTTTTTCATCAATCATAGCCCAAGATAAAAGCTGCTCATTTTTTATAAATTCTAAAATTCTTTCATCCATATTGTAAAAATTATACTAAAATATTTTTAAAAATAACCGATTTTTAATTTAAACTATAAATATAAGGGGAAGAAATGCAAATTGATGCTAGCAAAAACCAAAGTTTTTCGATGGATTATACAACAAAAAGTGGCAAACATTTAGCCTTATCTATGTATGATAATCAAAGCGTAAGTTATGCAAACAATGAAGAAGGCAAGACTCTTAATCTTAAGCGTCAGTATGGCTTTAGTTTTACTTTTGAAGGCTCTAAGCTCACACAAAATGATCTTGATGAGATTAAAAATGCTATGAAAGAAGTTGAACCTATGATCAAAGACTTTTTAGCAAATTCTAAAGTCGGAGAGTTAAAGCCAAAAGAAATTATAGAATCAGCTATGCAAATGGCAAATGTTCTACCAACACCAAATGATGAAAACCATCAAAATGCTATTATGAATAATTTTACAAATAAACTCAGTGATTTACTAAAACAAAATCAAACAGATGATAAAGATATCAATGCTTCTATGCTTGAAGATAGCAAAAAACTTCTCGATGAAGTTTTAGAACAAATGAAAAAACAACTTGAAAAACAACTTGAAAAACAACTTGAAAAACAACAAGAAAAAGCCAAGGAAAATCAAGATAAGACAGATGATAGTTTAAATCTTTACGCTTAAATCATATAATATTAAAAATTATCAAGGAGTTTTAAATGACAAATATCGAAATTTTAGAAAATATGCTCAAACTCCAACAAAAACTCAACGATGAAACAAACGGCTTAAATTGGGAAAATGGCTATACCAAAGAAGGAAAACTGATCAGTTGGAGACGCTGTATTTATATGGAATGTGCAGAACTTATAGACTCTTTTGCATGGAAACATTGGAAAAACATTTCAAGTCCAACAAATTGGGAAAATGTACGCATAGAGATTGTTGATATTTGGCATTTTATCTTAAGTCTTTTACTTGAAGAATATCGCAATAAAAATGGAAACAATTTTAAAATTATAGCCAATGAAGTGATTTCAGTGAGTGTATTTCAGGATTTTTGCAAAGAAGAAGAGCATCCTAATGAGAGTGATATTTATGGTATTTTAAATGACATAGAGCTTATTATCCATAAATGCAGTGGCTTTGGATTTAATCTTGGAGAATTGCTTTCAACCTATTTTACCCTAGCTATTAAATGTGGGCTAAATCTTGAAATTCTTTATAAAACCTACATAGGTAAAAATGTTTTAAATATTTTTAGACAAAACAATGGTTACAAAGATGGTAGCTATAAAAAAACTTGGAATGGTAAAGAAGATAATGAAGTTTTAGCTCAAATTTTAGAACAAGAGCTTGATTTTGATGCTATTTATAAAAAACTAGAAGAATGCTACAAAAAGGCATAATTTGGATATTTTAAAACTTGCGATCAAAGATTTTTTAAGTCTTAAATTTTTAAAATTTGCCTTAATTCCTTTGATTTTTAGCCTTGTACTTATGCTTTTTTTAGGAGTACTTGGCTTTTCGGCTTTGCTGGATTATTTTAATTCTTTATTTAGCGTTGGAGAGGATTCGTTTTGGGCGTGGTTTTATGCCCTTCATTTTGTGCAAATTTTAATCACCATCATAAGCTTTTTATTTTCAGGTTTTATTGTTGTTTTTGCTTCGGTTTTTTTAGCCCTTTTTATCACTTCTTTTCTCACTCCTTTTATCGCTAAAGAAATCAACCAAAAATATTACCATTATGATAATACAAACGAAGTTTCAACCCTAAAAACTATCTTTGAAATTTTTAAAATATTTATAAAATTTATAGGGATTTTTTTACTTTGCACCTTGGCTTTATTTTTACCTTTTATCAATATTTTTGTATATTATCTTGCCTTTTATTATCTCTTTCACAAACTTTTAATGATTGATATTACAAGCACGATTTTAGACAAAGAAAGTTTTAAAAGCTTTCATTCTGATTTTTCGCCTTTAGAGTTTAAATTTAGCACTCTTTGTTTTTATCTACTCTCATCAGTACCACTTTTAGGACTTTTTTTACAAGTGTTTTTTATGATTTTTCTCACACATTTAGGCTATCAAAGAATTTTAAAACTAAAAGCTAAGGCTTGAAATATCGATTTTATGATTATATAAATAAGCTCTTAAAAGTCTTGGAATTTTAGCTATTCTGCATTCTTCTTTAAAATTTTTAGGTAATTTTTGACAAGTTTCATACTCAAAAACAATAGCTTGTTCGTTTTTATATACAAGTGCTATTTTACCACCTAAAACACAATCACCCCTTAAAAGCTCCTTTCTTTGTGCTGTGCTTAAAAGTAAACCTTTAATTTTCACCGCTCTAGCGATCAAGCTTTCATTTTTAGGGCAAATAAGAAGTCCTTGAATTTCTTTGATATTTTCAAAATCATAAAGTTTTTTCCTATCTTCATCAAGATAAGAAAAACTTCTTTTTAAACCCTGATGAAATTTACTCACAAAGGCATTAGAGAATTTTTTTCTTATATAATTTCTAAAATATTTTTCATTTTCATTACTTTCATCATGGAAATAAAAAATATCTTTTTCTTTTAAAAAAGATGAAATTTCATCTTTACTTATAAAGAGTAAAGGGCGTAAAAGTGTATAATTTTGGCGTTTTTCACACTCTTGCATACCTAAAATTTCAGCCAAACCTGCTCCTCGTGAAAGTTGCATCAAAAACCATTCAAATTGATCGTTTAAATGATGGGCTAAGATAAGATGATCATAATCTTGCTCAAGACAAATTTTTTCAAAAAAATCATAGCGAAAATCTCTGGCTTTTTTTTCAAAATTACTTTGAAATTTAGGAGCGTGTTTTATGAAAATTTTTTTATGAAATCTTAAAGCAAGTTCTTTGGCTTTTAACTCTTCTAAATCACTATTTTTTCTTGTTTTGTAATTTATCATCACAAGATCAAAGTCGATCTTTTCTTGCATTAAAAGATAAAAAAGCGCACTAGAATCACTTCCATAAGAAAAAGCGAGTAAATTTTTACCCTTTTTTAAAAGGGCTAAAATTTCATCTTTAATTTGCATCTACTTTTCTTAAAGCCTTAGCAAGGAGCTTTTTATCAAGGTTTTGTAAAATTTCACATTCATAAATTTGCCCCATTTCTAAATTTCCACATTCGCTTTCATTGATAAGAATTTCTCCATCAATCTCTCTATCCCATCTTAAATCTTTAGCTGCGATAAAAAACTCTCCCTCACTACTTTCTCCTGTGCAAACTACTAAACGCTTTTGCCCTACTTCTTTTTCAAAACTTTTTTCTATCACTTCATCAACAATTTTTTCTATGATTTTAAGCCTTTTATTGATCACTTTAAAAGACACTTGCTCCATATCAAAAGCGGCTGTATCTTCTTCCTTAGAATACGCAAAAACGCTTATCCTATCAAAACCAAAGTCTTTAACAAACGCACAAAGCTCTTCAAAATCCGCCTCACTTTCACCTGGATGCCCTACGATAAAGCCCGTGCGTAAAAAACTATTTGGCACACTTTTCATTAAATTTAGCATTTCTTTAAGTCTTGTGCTATTTGCCCCACGCTTCATGATTTTAAGCATATTATCACTTATGTGTTGTAAAGGCATATCAAAATAATTTACAAAAATTTCAGAAGCTATAATGCGTTTGATCAAAGCTTCACTCGCACTCGTAGGATAAAGATATAAAATTCTAGCCGCTCTTATGCCTTTGATTTTTTCCACCTCATCGATTAAGCGTATAAGCCCATCTTTTTCACCCTTATCAAACAAATAAGAACTCGTATCTTGTGCAATAAAAGAAAAGTCCTTATAACCTCTAGCCACCAAATCTTTAAGCTCAGCTATAATGCTACTTATTTCGCGAGATTTTAACTTGCCTTTAAAACTTGGGATGGCACAAAAAGAGCATTTTTGATTACAACCTTCGGCGATTTTTATAAAAGCATGGGAATTTGAACCTGTGATAATGCGTTTGGAATTTTCACCCTGCAAATAAGTCGAATTGGAAAATAAATTTGTTTTTTTAAGTATCATTTCATCAATTCTTTCATAATCACCCACACCTGTGAAAAGATCAACCTCAGGAAGTTCTTTCATAAGTTCTTCGCGGTAACGCTGCATCAAACAACCCGTAACCACCAAAAGAGAATCTTTTTTTCTTTGTTCGTGCAAATCCAAAATCGCATTAATGCTTTCTTTTTTTGCACTATCGATAAAACCACAGGTATTTACGATCAAAACATCGGCTTTGCTTGGTTCATCGCAAAGCTCATAAGCACTAAGGCGTCCTAGCATGATCTCACTATCGACTAAATTTTTATTACAACCTAAAGACATAAGATAAAGTTTTGACATTTTTTTCCTATATTAAAGTTTTCTTTTGATATAATTTTTGATTTTAAAAATATAATTATAGCAAAGAAATTTTATGGATAATTACGAATTTAGCGAACTTTTAAAAACTTTAAAAAACAAAGTCGGCAACATAGCCTCCATCATCAAGCCTGAAAATATCCAAACAAGGCTTAAAGAAATCGAAGAACTTGAAAATTCTCCTTCTTTTTGGAGTGATGTGAAACAAGCAGGGATCATAGGAAAAGAAAAAACCAAAATCACCAATCTACTTAAAAACTATGAAAATGCTTTTAATGCACTAAATGACGCAAACGAACTTTTCGATCTAGCCAATAGCGAAAACGATACAGAAACGCTTGAAGCTTTATTTAATGATGCACCAAAACTTGAAGATACTATCACAAGTCTTGAAATTTCCATGCTTTTAAGTGGGGAAAATGATGGTAAAAATGCCATTGTTTCCATTCATCCAGGTGCGGGCGGAACAGAAAGTAATGACTGGGCAAGCATACTTTATAGAATGTATTTAAGATTTTGCGAAAGAGAAGGTTTTAAAGTCGAAACTCTAGACTTTCAAGAAGGCGAAGAAGCAGGGCTTAAAGATGTGAGCTTTTTAGTTAAAGGCGAAAATGCTTATGGTTATTTAAAGGCTGAAAATGGTATCCATCGTTTGGTAAGAACTTCTCCTTTTGATAGTGCAGGACGCCGCCATACAAGCTTTTCAAGTGTTATGGTAAGTCCTGAACTTGATGATGATATAGAAATTGAAATCGAAGAAAAAGATATAAGAATAGATTATTACAGAGCAAGTGGTGCAGGCGGACAACATGTTAATAAAACAGAATCAGCTGTGAGAATCACGCATTTTCCAACTGGTATAGTTGTACAATGCCAAAATGACAGAAGTCAGCACAAAAACAAAGCTACCGCTTTTAAAATGCTAAAATCTCGCCTTTATGAACTTGAACTCATGAAACAACAAGATAGTGCTAATGCTGGAGAAAAAAGCGAGATAGGCTGGGGGCATCAAATCCGCTCTTATGTGCTTTTCCCTTATCAGCAAGTCAAAGACAATCGCAGTGGAGAAGCTTTTTCTCAAGTGGATAATATCCTTGATGGGGATATTAAGAAAATGATAGAAGGCGTTTTGATTGCTTTAAAAGCGGAGTAATGACAAGGACTAGAATGGAAAATGAACTCATTGTTAGTAAAAATATGCAAAATATAATCATAGCAGGAAATGGACCTAGCCTAAAAAATATTAATTATAAAAGACTGCCTAGAGAATATGATGTTTTTAGGTGTAACCAGTTTTATTTTGAAGATAAGTATTATTTAGGAAAAAAGATTAAAGCAGTATTTTTTAATCCTGGTGTCTTTTTACAACAGTATCACACTGCAAAACAACTTATACTAAAAAATGAGTATGAAATAAAAAATATTTTTTGCTCTACATTTAATTTATCTTTTATTGAAAGCAATGATTTTTTACATCAATTTTATAATTTTTTCCCCGATGCAAAACTTGGCTATGAAGTTATTGAAAACCTTAAAGAATTTTATGCTTATATAAAATACAATGAAATTTATTTCAATAAAAGAATTACTTCAGGCGTCTATATGTGTGCAATTGCTATTGCATTAGGATATAAAACCATCTATTTATGTGGCATTGATTTTTATGAAGGAGATGTTATTTATCCTTTTGAAGCTATGAGTACAAATATAAAAACAATCTTTCCTGGAATAAAAGATTTCAAACCTTCAAATTGTCATTCTAAGGAATACGATATAGAAGCATTAAAATTGTTAAAATCAATATACAAAGTTAATATCTACGCATTGTGTGATGATTCTATTTTGGCAAATCATTTTCCTTTATCAATTAATATTAATAACAATTTCACTTTAGAAAATAAGCATAATAATTCTATAAATGATATTTTATTGACTGACAATACTCCTGGCGTAAGTTTTTATAAAAATCAACTTAAAGCTGATAATAAAATTATGCTTGATTTTTATAATATTCTTCATTCTAAAGATAATTTAATTAAATTTTTAAACAAAGAAATTGCGGTATTAAAAAAACAAACCACTCAACGAGCTAAAACAAGAATTCAAAACCATCTATCCTATAAACTAGGACAGGCTTTGATTATAAATTCTAAAAGTGTATTAGGCTATTTATCTTTACCTTTTATAATATTAAGTATTGTTATTTCACATAAACAAGAACAAAAGGCTTATAAATTTAAAGTAAAGAAAAATCCAAATTTAGCCTTACCTCCTTTAGAAACTTATCCTGATTATAAAGAAGCTTTAAAAGAAAAAGAATGTTTTACTTATAAACTAGGAGAAGAATTTATTAAAGCTAGTAAGAATTGGTATGGGGGGGGGTATATCAAGTTTTACTTCAAAGATGTGTCTAGGTTAAAGAGAGAAATAAAAGAAAAATAAGTAATTTCTGCAAAATGTCGGTATAAAAAAATCGGTATAAAAAAATTAGAAAGATAGCGGGACTTTCCCGCTTGTTTTATTATCTTACATAAATTCTATAGGCATCAACTACAGGACAATAAATTCTTTTTTTAAGATCACTATCGCAACGAACATAAACAACTTTATAGTCTTTTTTATCGTTTGGATTTAATAAGAAAACATAGTTTGAATATGGATATTTATCTATTTCTAAATCACGCTTCATTTCTTTGATTTTACCTTCTGGGTCTTTGAAATCACTAATTGCTCTGACTGAAGTATAATCATGAAGCTTATAATTTGGATATTTTTTTCATAATCTCTTGATTACCTAAATCAAACATAGCTTGATCGTTGCCATTGTTTTTTAATTCGACTAAACCGCCATCGCCACAACCTATAATTAAAGTCATAGCTCCCAAAGCCAAAGCACTTGTTAAAATCTTTTTCATTATTTTTGCTCCTAGTTTTAAAATTAAATTAATATAACTATACCTAAATTTAAAATTTAAATATCATTTTTGCAATAAATTCTAAAGTAAAAATCACATAAAAATTTAACTCATAATCATTTCACTCAAACAAATTTTTATGCAAAATTTCTTCTAAAACCACAGTAGCATAAGAGCCTTTTTGCAAGAAAAACTCTATACAAAAATGAGCTTTTTCTTCATCATAACGCCATTTTAACCCTTCTAAATATCCCCACATAAAGCGTCTTGAACCTTGCATTTTAGCCTTAAACTCCAAAGCATCTTTAAAAATTTCATTTTCTAAATTTAAAGCCAAACCTTCTCCTGTTTCATAAGCCTTAGCACCGATTAAAAGTCCCATAGCGCTAATGTCTCTTGCTCTAAAACGCTCAAGCTCAGCACTCAAATCCTCACATAAAAAACACTTTCCAAAAGGATAATGCCCTAAAACCTCGCCTTTTAAAAGTTTAAAAAATTGCTCTTGTTTTTTAAGTTCCTTGGCTTCTTTAGAAATTTTATAAATTTGGATCAATTCTTTTTCGCTAAAATCATTTGCAAAATGTGATAACTCCACTCTTTTACTCAAATAGCGATTAAAAAGCTCACTTTGAAAAGCTGAAATTAAAAACTCTTTCATTTTTACATTTTTCATCTTTTTGCCACGCAAAATTTCAAACCCTTCTTTGTAATTATCCCCAAATTTTCCAAAACGCTGATAACCAAAATAATTCGCAAAACCTTGTTTATCCAAATTCATCAAAGCTTGTTCTAGTTTTAAAGCATCACTTGGTAAAACTTTTTTTAAGCGTATGAAAAAAGAATTTCCTTTTAAATGCCCTATCCTTAGCTTGTTTTCATGGATAAAAGTTTCTAAAATTTTAAGTTTAGGATGAGAAAAATTTGACAAAAAACTCTCAAATTTTTTAGGCATAGAAAGGTATTGAAAGGTTGATCCTTGCTTGTCTTTAAGCCCTGCATAACCAAAATCTCTTATTTTAACCCCACTTGCTTCGCTTAAAATTTTTAAAGCTTCATTTGTGGTTAAATCTTTTTTATTGATATGCAAAATAAGATGCTCGCCCTTACCACTAAATTCATACAAAGGTCTTTCACGCACTACAAAATCATCGCTATTTTTACTAAAATACGCATTAATAGGGCTGTGTTTTAAACTATACAAAGGCTTAAAAATGGTGTTCTCTTCCGCTAAATCCATATTTTCCTTTCACTGCTTTTCCAAAGATATTTAATTTCACGCCGTGTTTTTTGGCTATTGTTTTTATATTTTGACGCTCTTTTTCATCAAAAGCAAACAAAATTTCATATTCTTCTCCACTATAAAGCGTATAATCATCAAGTTTTTTAAACCAAGAAATACCACATTTATTTAAGGCTAAAAGCCTTGATAAATCTTTGCTTAAACCATCTGAAATATCCATAGCACAAGAAATTAAAGGTGCGATTTCATAAAAAAAACTAGCTCTTAATTTTGGCTTTATAAATACATGGTTTGGTTTTAAAGCACCCCCATTTTGTAAAATTTCAAGCCCTTTTAAACTTCGCCCTAATTTTCCTGTATAAGCAAGCAAATGTCCCTTTTTTAAACCTTTTCTAAAAACAGCTTTATTGTTAATCTTTGAAATGATAGTAAGACTAATGTCTATTTTATCATTGCTTATAGTATCGCCGCCTATGATTTTTATATTAAATTTCCTAGATGTTTTTAAGAAGCCTTTTTGCAAGGCTTTGATCTCATTTTCGCTTAAATTTTTTGGTAAAGCAAGTCCTAAAAGTGCGTATTTTGGCACAGCATTCATCGCAATAGCATCTGAGATATTAACAAGCATTGCTTTTGTAGCAATTTGCTCTAAGCTAAGCCACTCTCTTTTAAAATGCACGTTTTCAAAAAACAAATCCTTACTAAAACACCAATCATCAATAACAGCTCCATCATCGCCATTTTTTTCATTTAAAAAAGCTTTGATAATAAAATCTTCTTTGTTCATAATGCGTGATTTTATAAAATTTCCTTTTAAATTCTAGTGAATTTTAGAAAAATTTTATATAATATAGAAATATTTAAGGAAAAACCATGAAAAAATTAGAATTAAGAATTTTTAGATTTGATAAAACCAAGGATTATGAGGCTTATTATAAACCTTATATTTATGATAATTATGAAAATTTTGCAAGCTTTTATGATCTGCTTTTGCAAGTTCAAGATGATGATATTTATTTTGATTTTGATAAAGATGAAGATACTTACATAGTTGTAAATAAGCAAATCATACCACTTTTTACACCTTTGGAAAAAATAGCAAAAGAATTTGATTTTAGTCTTTGTATCGAACCTTTAAGCACAAAAAGAGCTATTAAAGATCTTATCATGGATAAAAATGATTTTTTAGACAAATACAAATATCTTGAAAAATTTGGCGATGAAGAAGATAAAAAGCTTTATGCAAAATATGATTATTTATATTATGCAAGTGAAATTTTAGACTATCTTCCTGAATATATGGGCGATGGAGTGTTTTATTTGGCTTCAAAAATGATAGAAAAATATCCTGAAAAAAAGATAGAAATTTTAAAAACTTTAGCAGATAAAGAAAAGGGTATTTTTTATCATCTTGAAAGCAAAAATGAAATTTTAGAAACAACGATCAAAAACCTACAAAATGAAATTTTAAATTTAGGGCTTTTTGATAAAAATATTTTACACTTTGATTTACCTAAAACCAATGCTTTTGATAATGAGATCAAAGAACTTAAAGAAATTAAACATAATTTTAAAGATTTCAATATAGCTTTTTATGGTTTTAATGCTTGCGATACTTTAAAATCCAAACTTAAGGCTAAATTTATTTCCTATGAAAACAGTACAAAAAATAATGGCTTTAGCTTGCTTAATCTAAATCCTACGCTAAGCTATAAAATGGCTGCAGATATTGTTTTGGACGCTTATGATAGCGGGGCTGATTTTATGGTAGTAAAAGAAGAAAAAGATTTTTATCTTTTTGATACTTGTGCTAAAAAACTTATGCAAACAAGCGGAAGGGAATTTGAAGACTTTTATATTTTGAGCCATTTTGAGTTTTTAGCCCTTATCGAAGGCATACAAGCTCCATCATTAAAAAATCACACTTTAAAGGTTAGTTTGATATGAAAATCTCTTTAGAATGTAAAGATCTCATCATAGAAAAAACTTTAGAACTTTTTTTAAAAGATCATTTGGTAATGAAAAAAGATTGTGATTTCATCATTAGCGATGAAAAAATTCACACCGCAAAACCCTTATTTATCATCTCTAAAAACTCTCCATTTTTAAGCATACCATTTAGCAAAGAAGTCTTGTTTGAGTCTTTAAATGAATTTGATAATGCCTTAAAAGCAGCAGCTTTGCAACTTGCACTTGAACAAAAAAGACTGCTTGAAGAAAAAATTGACGCTATTGCTTTGGAATTTAAAAAAGATTATGAAAATAAAATCGATCTTGCCATAAAAGATCTTAAAAACAAACTCGTAAAAGCACTTAATGATGAATGATGAATTTATAAGCGTTAAAGACTTTTTTAATCACAATGAAAAAAGAAAAAAATTTCTTCAAAAACAAGAAATTAGTTCCCCTAAAGAAAAAATAAAAAAAGTCAAAGAAACAAAGCTTTATACAAATATAGAAAGTGGTAAATACAAAGGAAAAAAACTACTTTTACCTAGCCTTACAACAACAAGAAGTACTAAAAGCATAGTAAAAAGTTGTGTTTTTAATGTAATAAGGGAAGATTTAAGAGATAAAATTTTCATTGAAGCCTTTGGCGGAAGTGCTTTGATGGCGGCTGAAGCACTAAGTAATCATGCTTTAAAATCTTATGCTATAGAATTTGATGTAAAAGCTTATAAAATTGCTTTAGAAAATGCTAAAAATATAGATCCAAATTTAGAAGTTATCCACGCAAATACTTTTGAAATTTTACCTAAACTCATAGAAAATTCAAAAAATGAAATCATCTTATATCTTGATCCACCTTTTGATATCAGGGAAGGTTTTAGCGATATTTATGAAAAAATTTATCATTTTTTAGAAAATTTAGATTTAAAGACTTTAAATTTAATCATTTTTGAACACCACTCAACCATAAAAACTCCCGAAAAAATCCAAAATTTTCAAAAAGTCAAAGAAAAGAAATTTGGATCAACAAGTTTAAGTTTTTATAGCCTAAACTAATTATCTCTTCCTAAACTCCCTCTTCAACCTAGGCACATCTTTGAATGCAAATTTGATATACCCCCCCCCATACCAATTCTTACTTGCTTGTATCAAAGCTTCTCCTAATTTATAAGTAAAACATTCTTTTTCTTTTAAAGCTTCATTATAATCAGGATAAGTTTCTAAAGGAGGTAAGGCTAAATTTGGATTTTCTTTTATTTTTTCTTCATAGGCTTTTTGTTCAAATTTATGTTTGTCTTTTATATATAATAATACATAAGGCATTCTTATATATCCTAATATACTTTTTGAATTTTCTATCAAAGCTTGTCCTAGTTTATAGGATAGATGATTTTGGATACGGGATTTGGCTTTTCTATAATGATTTTTATCGGTTTGATTTGAAGGTTTATTTTTATTATTTACTTTTAAAACCTGCGACTCTCTTAAAATATCATATTCACTTAATACATTATAACTTAATATAATTTTTAAGAGATTATCTGTTTCTGTATAAGCCTCATTATACTCTATATCGGAATTAGAGAAAAAAAACAACGTCCCTTCATTAATGTATCGAAAATCAATAACACCGAGCCTAAATAACGAAGTTGAAAAAAAACAAAATCTATTACTTAATGGAAAATGAGATAATTCTCCGTTTTTATATAAATTTAAATAATAATCTATTGACATTTCTTTATGAAATAACATATCAAATCTTGTAGTTAATATTATATCATATTTAATATTCATCATCTTTTCATATTTTTTTCTTAATTCCCTACCTTTATTATAAGAAGCTAACATTCCATGTTCATTTTCGGGCAATTCTGAAATCTCATATAATTTAGGGTTATATATTTTCAAAAGTGTTGTTATATCATTTTGAGACAACTTTTTATTATTCATAGTTGGAAAAGAAATATCATGATCATGCCATGATTTGGTTTTTCGATTAAATTCATTCCATGTATAAAAAAATATATCTACCTTATACCCATCTTTTAAATTTGGGTTTACTATATTCTTAAAAAAATTTTTACTTGTATACTCAAAAGTTCTCACATGACCATAAAGCTGTATTGCCAATCTTTTTTTCAAAGCTTATCCTTTATTAACATTTTAAAATCCTTATGTTTTTATTAACATTCTCCAAAATATCTTTTTCTATTTCATCATTATAAACACCAGCATTTAAAACCACCAAGGAGTCATCTTGATCTTTTAAGATTTTTGGCGATTTCACTATAAATTTCGTTCCATAAAGTCTTTTTTCTTGTTTACTTGGATTATTATCTAAAATATTTATAATTTTTTCAGCATTTAAACCTTGAAAAATCAAATATTGCCCAAATAAATGTGCTCCAAAAAGATAAACTTTTTTAGTAGTATTTTCTAAAATTTCATTTAGATATAAAATTTTCTCTTGATAATATTTTTTCATATCCAAAAATAATTTTTTATTTTTCTCATATTCATTTTTCAAAACTATATTTTGAGTATTGATGTTTTCATCTTTGCAAACATGATAAAAAATACTGTGTTCTTTAAAATACTGCTTTTGAATTATCTTAAACTTATGTTTTTGTAATAAAAACTCTAAAATATTTTCATTTAAAAATATGGTATGTTCAAAATTAAGACAATTTGTAAATTTATTTTCAAGCCATTTTTCCATATTTGGCAGTGAAAATATCATCTTACCCCCCATCAAAACAGAAGAAATTTCTTCTAAAAATTCATGAGGATTATAAATATGCTCAAAAGTATGACTATGGACAATAGTATCAAAACATCTATTATTAAAAATTTCTTTATGAAAAAATCCATCTATATAATCAACATTTTTATGTTTATTTTTCGAATTAGGCTCGACTATAGTCCATTTTATATCGGCTAAATTTAAGCAATTTTGTGAAAGCTTTCCGTGTCCTCCACCTATCTCTAAAACACTCTTAGAATTATTTTTTATGATAAAATCTGCAAATTCTCTATGATGCTCTTCCCAAAGAGCTCCAA encodes:
- the ciaI gene encoding intracellular survival protein CiaI, translated to MQIDASKNQSFSMDYTTKSGKHLALSMYDNQSVSYANNEEGKTLNLKRQYGFSFTFEGSKLTQNDLDEIKNAMKEVEPMIKDFLANSKVGELKPKEIIESAMQMANVLPTPNDENHQNAIMNNFTNKLSDLLKQNQTDDKDINASMLEDSKKLLDEVLEQMKKQLEKQLEKQLEKQQEKAKENQDKTDDSLNLYA
- the dut gene encoding dUTPase; translation: MTNIEILENMLKLQQKLNDETNGLNWENGYTKEGKLISWRRCIYMECAELIDSFAWKHWKNISSPTNWENVRIEIVDIWHFILSLLLEEYRNKNGNNFKIIANEVISVSVFQDFCKEEEHPNESDIYGILNDIELIIHKCSGFGFNLGELLSTYFTLAIKCGLNLEILYKTYIGKNVLNIFRQNNGYKDGSYKKTWNGKEDNEVLAQILEQELDFDAIYKKLEECYKKA
- a CDS encoding EI24 domain-containing protein translates to MDILKLAIKDFLSLKFLKFALIPLIFSLVLMLFLGVLGFSALLDYFNSLFSVGEDSFWAWFYALHFVQILITIISFLFSGFIVVFASVFLALFITSFLTPFIAKEINQKYYHYDNTNEVSTLKTIFEIFKIFIKFIGIFLLCTLALFLPFINIFVYYLAFYYLFHKLLMIDITSTILDKESFKSFHSDFSPLEFKFSTLCFYLLSSVPLLGLFLQVFFMIFLTHLGYQRILKLKAKA
- the tilS gene encoding tRNA lysidine(34) synthetase TilS, with amino-acid sequence MQIKDEILALLKKGKNLLAFSYGSDSSALFYLLMQEKIDFDLVMINYKTRKNSDLEELKAKELALRFHKKIFIKHAPKFQSNFEKKARDFRYDFFEKICLEQDYDHLILAHHLNDQFEWFLMQLSRGAGLAEILGMQECEKRQNYTLLRPLLFISKDEISSFLKEKDIFYFHDESNENEKYFRNYIRKKFSNAFVSKFHQGLKRSFSYLDEDRKKLYDFENIKEIQGLLICPKNESLIARAVKIKGLLLSTAQRKELLRGDCVLGGKIALVYKNEQAIVFEYETCQKLPKNFKEECRIAKIPRLLRAYLYNHKIDISSLSF
- the rimO gene encoding 30S ribosomal protein S12 methylthiotransferase RimO; protein product: MSKLYLMSLGCNKNLVDSEIMLGRLSAYELCDEPSKADVLIVNTCGFIDSAKKESINAILDLHEQRKKDSLLVVTGCLMQRYREELMKELPEVDLFTGVGDYERIDEMILKKTNLFSNSTYLQGENSKRIITGSNSHAFIKIAEGCNQKCSFCAIPSFKGKLKSREISSIIAELKDLVARGYKDFSFIAQDTSSYLFDKGEKDGLIRLIDEVEKIKGIRAARILYLYPTSASEALIKRIIASEIFVNYFDMPLQHISDNMLKIMKRGANSTRLKEMLNLMKSVPNSFLRTGFIVGHPGESEADFEELCAFVKDFGFDRISVFAYSKEEDTAAFDMEQVSFKVINKRLKIIEKIVDEVIEKSFEKEVGQKRLVVCTGESSEGEFFIAAKDLRWDREIDGEILINESECGNLEMGQIYECEILQNLDKKLLAKALRKVDAN
- the prfB gene encoding peptide chain release factor 2, whose amino-acid sequence is MDNYEFSELLKTLKNKVGNIASIIKPENIQTRLKEIEELENSPSFWSDVKQAGIIGKEKTKITNLLKNYENAFNALNDANELFDLANSENDTETLEALFNDAPKLEDTITSLEISMLLSGENDGKNAIVSIHPGAGGTESNDWASILYRMYLRFCEREGFKVETLDFQEGEEAGLKDVSFLVKGENAYGYLKAENGIHRLVRTSPFDSAGRRHTSFSSVMVSPELDDDIEIEIEEKDIRIDYYRASGAGGQHVNKTESAVRITHFPTGIVVQCQNDRSQHKNKATAFKMLKSRLYELELMKQQDSANAGEKSEIGWGHQIRSYVLFPYQQVKDNRSGEAFSQVDNILDGDIKKMIEGVLIALKAE